The DNA sequence GCCTTCGCGCTCCCGTTCATCCTTGCCGTCCTCGACGTCCCCGACTGGTTCATCACGGTCATCCTCGTCCCCCTCGCCGCCGGCGGCATCTTCTTTGCCGTACTCCTCTGGTCGGGCAGGATGGAGTCCGAGAACCGGATCGTCGTTGCCGTCCAGAGGATGCTCGATGAAGTGAAGCGGGCCTCCCTCAATCCCCGGGCCCTCATTATGCTCAGCGGGTCATCGCTCCTCATATGGCTCGTCGACGTGCTGGTCTGCTACGCGGTCGTCCTGATGTTCCAGGAGCCGGTCCCGTTCGGCATCGTCGTCCTCGCGATCGTCATCGGCAACCTCGTCAAGGCGGTCCCGATCACCCCGGGCGGGGTGGGGACCTATGAACTCGCGCTCGCTCTGACGTTCGGGCTCGCGGGAACCCCGGCGGTCACGGCGACACTGATCGCGGTCATCGACCACCTGATCAAGAATCTGGTCACGCTCGTCGGGGGCGTCGGGTCGATCTACTACTTCGGCGACTGGTCGATGGACCTCTTAAAGAAGGCTTTTTCCAGGGAGATCGAGAAGGAGGATACGTTTGGCGGTTGAATTCATCGTCCCCGTACTCCTCTGGCTTGCGGTCGTCAAGGTGCTCCACCTCGGCATCTGGCCGGCACTCGACCGCACCCTCGGCAACCTCTCGGCCGCCGCCGCGTACCCGGCATCGGCCCTCCTCTTCACGCTCGGGTCCTGGTACTGCGGTCTTTCGGGCCTTCCCGTCTTGCTCGCCCTCCTGCCCTTCGTTGGCGCGATCGTCTATATGGGGTCGCGGCGGTTCTACACGAAGGAGCGCCTGCGGTCCGCGCTCTCCTGGGACCTCGCTTTCCTGGTTCCCTTCCTCTTCATGCTCGAGGTGCGCTGGATCAACCCGACCATCTCCTACGCCGAGAAGTTCATGGACCACGCCATCCTCGCTTCGATCATGCGGCAACCTATCGTCCCGCCGCTCGACCCCTGGTACGCGGGGGGGACGCTGGACGTCTACTACTACCTCGGCTACTGGATGAACGGGGCGCTCGGGCTTGTATCCGGCGTGCCATCGACGGTCGCGTTCAACCTCGCCCTCCCGACGGTGTTCGGCCTTTCCGTCGTCTCGCTCTACGCCCTCGGACATCTTCTCCTTGAGCGCTACCGGTGGCTCCCGGTGCTTGCGCTCTTCATCCCGAACCCCTCCGCAATCTACCATATCCTGATAGGCGATGCCTGGTTCGACGTCCTCTGGGGGAGCACCAGGACGATCGAAAGCACCATCAACGAATATCCGATCTTCTCGATGCTCTGGGGCGACGTGCACCCGCACGTCATGAGCTTCTTCAACCAGGGGTTCCTGCTCTTCCTCCTGGTCTTTGTCTATATGCGGTGGGGGACCCTCACGATTCGGGGGCGGGCACTCCTCTGCGGGCTCGCCGCCCTCTCCCTCGGGTCCATGCCCGGGTTCAACTCCTGGGACGTGCTGGTCTATGCCCCGGTCACGCTGGTGTTCGGCCTCCTGATATGGTGGCGCTACGGGAATCTTAGGCTGGA is a window from the Methanoculleus oceani genome containing:
- a CDS encoding lysylphosphatidylglycerol synthase transmembrane domain-containing protein — translated: MWKKVSAVVIPTLIAIGIVAYMLYRVWDDLLLTLEHAVIPFLFAAVGICVVAWVLRGYRYQFILQGLGIGKSLWFSTACIFISQTANLIVPARLGDFVRMLILKHEDDATYSQGFSSLVIERVFDILMIAVLGAFALPFILAVLDVPDWFITVILVPLAAGGIFFAVLLWSGRMESENRIVVAVQRMLDEVKRASLNPRALIMLSGSSLLIWLVDVLVCYAVVLMFQEPVPFGIVVLAIVIGNLVKAVPITPGGVGTYELALALTFGLAGTPAVTATLIAVIDHLIKNLVTLVGGVGSIYYFGDWSMDLLKKAFSREIEKEDTFGG